From the Huiozyma naganishii CBS 8797 chromosome 2, complete genome genome, one window contains:
- the YMD8 gene encoding Ymd8p (similar to Saccharomyces cerevisiae YMD8 (YML038C); ancestral locus Anc_5.585), which translates to MNWQLFGIYISSWYFCSIALSIYNRWMFDPKDGLGVTFPIILTSFHQFTLWFLSYIYIKVMDRNTTRTIPTVKWSFYAKFLIPTAVATAGDIGFSNVSFKFVPLSVYTIVKSSSIAFVLLFSCLFKLEKFHWKLGAIVSVMFVGVALMVYKPNSTSGEDTDEGTLVFGALLVLMSAALSGLRWVFTQLILKKRAPAQDATEANKIAALESQRENREDVKPEKPHPIYTIYQLAPIMGATLLITALIVERPIPGLFACNLFKTHFNPDLTITAVTGLRGFVLMVIPGVAVFVLTLSEFGILQMAKVLTLSVSGIVKEVLTILFGVWILHERISGVYNILGMSIVLLDVCYYNYFRYRQKTSVWTKTRYEHHPTKRQSNSYRQEKLPPLLLAVQTQMRTATNGTTSTTS; encoded by the coding sequence ATGAATTGGCAGCTGTTTGGCATTTACATCTCGAGTTGGTACTTCTGTTCCATTGCCCTGTCGATATACAACCGATGGATGTTTGATCCGAAAGATGGGCTCGGTGTCACGTTCCCTATCATCCTCACGTCATTCCATCAGTTTACTCTGTGGTTTCTATCGTACATATACATCAAAGTCATGGACAGGAACACCACGAGGACGATACCGACGGTGAAATGGAGTTTTTATGCGAAGTTTCTAATACCCACTGCGGTTGCAACCGCTGGTGACATTGGGTTCAGTAACgtctccttcaagttcgtCCCACTGTCTGTGTACACCATTGTCAAGTCCTCGAGTATAGCGTTTGTGTTGCTTTTCAGTTGCCTGTTCAAGTTGGAGAAGTTCCATTGGAAGCTTGGGGCGATAGTGTCTGTGATGTTTGTTGGTGTTGCGCTGATGGTGTATAAACCGAACAGCACAAGCGGCGAGGACACCGACGAGGGGACGCTAGTGTTTGGTGCGCTGTTAGTTCTAATGAGCGCGGCTCTCTCTGGACTTCGATGGGTATTCACCCAATTGATCCTGAAGAAACGGGCTCCAGCGCAGGACGCAACGGAGGCGAACAAGATTGCGGCACTGGAGAGTCAACGGGAAAACAGGGAAGACGTCAAGCCGGAGAAACCACACCCAATATACACGATATACCAACTGGCGCCCATCATGGGCGCGACATTGCTCATAACTGCGCTAATCGTTGAGAGACCCATCCCTGGATTGTTCGCTtgcaacttgttcaagaCACATTTCAACCCAGACTTGACAATCACTGCTGTGACTGGTCTACGAGGATTCGTACTCATGGTAATCCCCGGTGTGGCCGTTTTCGTGCTTACTTTAAGTGAGTTCGGCATACTACAAATGGCCAAAGTGTTAACTCTTTCCGTTTCCGGCATCGTGAAGGAGGTGTTAACCATCCTGTTCGGTGTCTGGATCCTGCACGAGAGAATAAGCGGGGTGTACAACATCCTAGGGATGTCTATTGTACTCCTGGACGTGTGCTACTACAACTACTTCAGATACAGACAAAAAACAAGCGTCTGGACAAAAACGCGCTACGAACATCATCCGACCAAGCGGCAGAGCAACTCATACCGCCAGGAGAAGCTGCCGCCGCTGCTGTTGGCCGTACAGACGCAGATGAGGACAGCGACGAACggtacaacttcaacgacatCATAG
- the CGI121 gene encoding Cgi121p (similar to Saccharomyces cerevisiae CGI121 (YML036W); ancestral locus Anc_5.581): MLQTKLPQFPKYKVDISLFRDVQNSNELKTKVAELPYAFIDAKTICSREQLLSAVYRALDEVTYNKMRTKSLHSECLLCLSPTSNIGDAFHKFGIKEDSREVICLQLSKVEQHEVPPFHVFVKGIEVAFDDEHLGQFYDKELLRRIYKLDSSSQPQSRESLSRAVVNAIHLRGL, translated from the coding sequence ATGTTACAGACGAAACTGCCACAGTTCCCAAAATATAAGGTAGATATCTCTTTGTTCAGAGATGTCCAGAACTCAAATGAACTGAAGACGAAAGTTGCAGAACTTCCGTATGCGTTCATTGACGCCAAGACGATTTGCTCCAGGGAGCAATTACTCTCAGCAGTGTATAGGGCACTGGATGAAGTAACTTATAACAAAATGCGGACTAAGTCGCTTCATTCCGAATGTTTGTTGTGTCTTTCTCCAACATCGAATATCGGGGACGCCTTCCATAAATTTGGCATCAAGGAAGACTCAAGAGAGGTAATATGTTTACAATTGAGTAAAGTCGAGCAGCATGAAGTTCCACCTTTCCATGTCTTTGTTAAAGGCATAGAGGTTGCATTTGATGATGAGCATTTAGGGCAATTTTACGATAAAGAACTGCTCAGGAGAATATATAAACTAGATTCGTCGTCGCAACCTCAATCCAGGGAAAGTTTATCCCGTGCAGTGGTTAACGCAATCCATCTGAGAGGACTGTAG
- the SRC1 gene encoding Src1p (similar to Saccharomyces cerevisiae YDR458C and SRC1 (YML034W); ancestral locus Anc_5.577), whose translation MDLKYLEPGSEPERLKVPELRRILTENDVEYSPNAKKKALVAMYHEFIDPLLPSLREKFQFSDSSSGTKKRKRRSVSRDVTEESDDSDGSLSSASSVDDAILERLRRPLETPQKKKQRVISSDESVHKGVQRTPIVDKLNGKEPVRTPQKSVKITEFGTSSSEESDNDTHSSLTRSLNSQGSKSSNQAGVKYDFSYKRRTLSPDLNKLKISPAFAKQLKNTRSRSSGDSTREWDTAPSQRRKVSTHPDSGRVSGFESDINTSNTNAANTAGDNDEPVGENSEASRLVDFENMPQFKETGKEASEDVPLLAEEGPDVDVVDTYPEDDDIVELVDLDESVDRSTFNMDLLSNSEVEKSQQRAAAMENELSPEFQRSEEERDSNTVSPSSMSDSSEDDEAILISEDDEAILISDEKESTSTSVSSSVDLPVKRTKKPVLSFLNLIKKLFSTLLKLAIFAIFLTTVLLAIWYRNEKLYTGFCGHGMVAPSLQELAPSYKFMAHIDDLLKGYKPHCIPCPENAICYPYLKMRCKPEYRLERSKLAFFDLFPIPDKCVKDSQREKLIAEVVKKSLEFLRVKNAQIECGEGNNDIVSGISEGDLFQIFEEAKPSFLDNEQFEELWEDVVCKLKNEPDIIYRQVSDFELFSTETMKNTFTNRTKQLHAAENEFTNEVAQNNGANEVREKEKSVQHRYSSLKSNYLRSFSKKYISLRCQFEQDFYRTYQRYRYFIWGALGIIAVIKYIEHRLKEHFREKKLVNDLVERVIAKLKKNKEENKETSFLSAVQLRDSFLSGEGNLRYRNSIWNRVTKVVETKNTNIKSDLIEVHGDIMKCWKWIGETTPLSEMSK comes from the coding sequence ATGGATCTGAAATATTTGGAACCCGGGAGTGAACCAGAAAGGCTCAAAGTTCCAGAACTGAGGCGTATCCTCACGGAGAATGACGTGGAGTACTCTCCTAACGCCAAAAAGAAGGCACTTGTAGCGATGTACCACGAGTTTATTGACCCGTTGCTACCAAGTCTGAGGGAAAAGTTCCAGTTTAGTGACAGTTCCAGTGGTAccaagaagaggaaaagaaggtcagTGAGTCGTGATGTTACAGAGGAATCGGATGATAGTGACGGGTCGCTGTCGTCAGCGTCTTCTGTGGATGATGCTATCTTGGAGAGGTTACGCAGACCCTTAGAGACAccacagaagaagaaacagagagtCATATCGTCGGATGAAAGTGTACACAAAGGCGTGCAAAGAACCCCCATCGTGGATAAACTCAACGGTAAGGAACCCGTGAGAACACCACAAAAGTCTGTCAAGATCACGGAATTTGGCACATCGTCGTCAGAAGAGAGTGATAATGACACACACTCTAGTTTAACAAGAAGTCTGAACAGCCAGGGATCGAAGAGTTCCAACCAGGCGGGGGTCAAGTACGATTTTTCTTACAAGAGAAGAACTTTGTCTCCGGATCTAAACAAACTGAAGATTTCTCCAGCGTTTGCCAAACAACTCAAAAATACCCGTAGTAGAAGCAGCGGTGACTCCACTAGGGAATGGGACACCGCACCCTCGCAGAGGCGTAAGGTCTCTACACACCCTGATTCAGGGAGGGTTTCCGGTTTTGAATCGGACATTAACACATCCAACACAAACGCAGCCAATACGGCCGGAGACAACGACGAGCCCGTCGGAGAGAATTCAGAAGCGTCACGGTTGGTGGATTTCGAAAACATGCCGcaattcaaagaaacagGGAAGGAGGCTTCCGAAGACGTACCACTTTTGGCAGAAGAAGGACCAGACGTAGACGTGGTTGATACTTATCCGGAGGACGATGACATtgtcgaactcgtcgaTCTAGACGAATCCGTCGACAGGAGCACGTTCAACATGGATTTGCTTTCTAACAGTGAAGTCGAAAAATCTCAACAAAGAGCAGCCGCAATGGAAAATGAACTTTCACCTGAGTTTCAAAGGTCAGAGGAGGAACGGGATTCAAACACTGTGTCCCCAAGCAGTATGTCAGATTCAAGTGAAGATGACGAAGCCATACTAATAAGTGAAGATGACGAAGCCATACTAATAAGTGACGAAAAGGAGTCTACTAGCACAAGCGTAAGTTCCTCGGTAGATCTGCCCGTCAAGCGTACCAAGAAACCGGTTTTATCTTTCCTCAACTTAATAAAGAAACTGTTCTCCACACTACTGAAACTTGCCATTTTTGCCATCTTTCTCACAACTGTGTTGCTAGCCATATGGTATAGAAACGAAAAATTATACACTGGTTTTTGTGGACATGGAATGGTTGCGCCGTCCCTTCAGGAGCTGGCCCCAAGTTACAAATTTATGGCACATATTGATGATCTCTTGAAAGGGTATAAACCTCATTGTATTCCGTGCCCAGAGAATGCAATTTGCTATCCGTACCTGAAAATGAGGTGCAAGCCAGAGTACAGATTGGAGCGGTCAAAACTGGCATTCTTTGACCTGTTCCCGATCCCTGATAAGTGTGTCAAAGACAGCCAAAGAGAGAAACTGATTGCGGAGGTGGTTAAGAAATCATTGGAGTTTTTAAGAGTGAAAAACGCCCAAATAGAATGTGGGGAGGGCAATAACGACATTGTGAGCGGAATCTCAGAGGGAGACTTGTTCCAAATCTTCGAAGAGGCTAAACCGTCCTTTTTGGATAATGAACAATTCGAAGAACTCTGGGAAGATGTCGTCTGTAAATTGAAGAACGAACCCGATATTATATACAGGCAAGTGAGTGATTTTGAATTATTTTCCACAGAGACAATGAAGAACACGTTTACTAACAGAACCAAACAGTTACACGCCGCTGAAAATGAATTTACAAACGAAGTCGCCCAAAACAATGGGGCCAATGAGGTTCGTGAGAAAGAGAAATCTGTTCAGCACAGATACAGCTCTTTAAAGTCAAACTATTTGAGATCATTTTCGAAGAAATATATCAGCTTGAGATGTCAATTTGAGCAGGACTTTTACAGAACTTACCAAAGATATAGATATTTTATCTGGGGAGCACTCGGTATTATTGCAGTTATCAAGTATATTGAGCATCGCTTAAAGGAACACTTCCGGGAGAAAAAGCTAGTAAATGACCTTGTTGAGAGAGTTATTGCGAAACtaaagaagaacaaggaggagaacaaagaaacttCCTTTTTGAGTGCAGTCCAATTGAGAGATTCATTTCTTTCTGGAGAGGGGAATCTGAGGTATAGAAATAGTATATGGAACCGTGTGACTAAAGTGGTGGAGACTAAAAATACAAACATCAAATCCGATTTGATTGAGGTACACGGCGATATTATGAAATGTTGGAAATGGATAGGAGAGACTACTCCATTATCCGAAATGTCTAAATAG
- the LFT1 gene encoding Lft1p (similar to Saccharomyces cerevisiae YML037C; ancestral locus Anc_5.582), producing the protein MEGELGANYKVTELLNSVFGPEFPGVPQDTKDEIPPNDASLYDMLNEVEGSRKLMNQLCNSKRYDPAEAQVYSVDKSTVLSKAVSISRNWYQDQHISNVPLSASPVLQMETPVVFSWSSNHPNGEQHSQDEKIFLPQDSKHDEEPDAIPTEREPTNKKLFRIVSEEMEKVPRSPRSWNYILRGVEDSENETKGTSTSSSSVTSPEKNPFQNSSFHVNPLEKFVARELPKQKKDPTESFPKHKSKRRSALWFFGGRSKGKHKSKHNHKEKHDKPEGGAKKIRESGDSTIPIDMHDTQIHDLVEETIHEEGDLEFDVDELTHHDSGVHQSKPDLESTPEPNNAVRNHPTSKTLEVNVERSQEDAGDPPAVAAAADDDDDEFGDFEQGNAFDIKPVVEERPMVTIPSKPPVVPELVDDSTSRGHTPPSHVSLDTFVPLQPKKKM; encoded by the coding sequence ATGGAAGGTGAACTTGGAGCAAACTACAAAGTAACCGAGTTATTGAATAGTGTATTTGGACCAGAATTCCCTGGAGTTCCTCAGGACACAAAGGATGAGATACCTCCAAATGACGCCAGTCTTTATGATATGTTGAATGAAGTTGAGGGAAGTAGAAAACTCATGAATCAACTATGCAATTCCAAAAGGTATGATCCGGCTGAGGCTCAGGTATATTCCGTGGATAAGAGCACCGTACTTTCTAAAGCCGTGTCAATATCAAGGAATTGGTATCAAGACCAGCATATATCGAATGTGCCTCTGAGCGCATCCCCCGTCTTACAAATGGAAACACCAGTAGTGTTTTCATGGAGCAGCAACCATCCAAACGGCGAGCAGCATAGTCAAGACGAGAAGATCTTTTTACCTCAAGATTCAAAGCACGACGAGGAGCCAGACGCCATACCTACAGAAAGGGAACCCACTAATAAGAAACTATTTAGGATTGTCAGTGAAGAGATGGAAAAGGTACCCCGTAGTCCTCGGTCTTGGAATTACATATTAAGGGGCGTTGAAGACTCCGAAAACGAAACGAAGGGAACCAGCACCAGCTCTAGTAGTGTAACATCTCCAGAGAAGAATCCGTTCCAAAACTCCTCATTCCACGTCAATCCATTAGAGAAATTTGTTGCTCGTGAACTGCcgaagcagaagaaagatCCTACTGAGAGTTTTCCCAAACATAAATCGAAAAGACGGTCGGCATTATGGTTTTTTGGGGGTCGGTCCAAGGGAAAGCATAAGTCCAAGCATAACCACAAAGAAAAACATGATAAGCCAGAGGGTggtgcaaaaaaaatacgaGAATCTGGCGATTCAACTATACCGATTGATATGCATGACACGCAGATACATGATTTAGTGGAAGAGACGATCCACGAAGAGGGTGATCTTGAATTCGATGTGGATGAACTCACGCATCATGATAGCGGGGTACACCAGTCAAAACCAGATCTGGAAAGTACACCGGAACCTAATAATGCAGTCCGTAACCATCCTACAAGTAAAACCCTTGAAGTGAATGTTGAGCGTAGCCAGGAGGATGCGGGCGATCCACCtgcagttgctgctgctgctgatgatgatgatgacgaattCGGGGATTTTGAACAAGGTAATGCATTTGATATAAAACCAGTGGTGGAAGAAAGACCGATGGTCACAATCCCATCAAAACCACCGGTGGTACCTGAACTTGTCGATGATAGTACTTCGAGAGGACACACGCCGCCCAGCCACGTGAGCCTAGATACATTTGTCCCTTTACagccaaagaagaagatgtgA
- the AMD1 gene encoding AMP deaminase (similar to Saccharomyces cerevisiae AMD1 (YML035C); ancestral locus Anc_5.578), with product MDVEHTEDKFQHMSLEAEPSHDGFEESMSSMAVNEDVEGADADGKLSGELELTNSNTELQTANFSYHESRQLLENNNKKIAVDEKGVNPAIIGQPLARCTLKGEDEDSLRGCAEYSPQFEECTRMGRPTGSHEGLRVVQDGMLVDDTSKEVRDNPSPELVDLYSKVEYCRELRTKYQGLSMQRNDQNPKNSTDWEIYPPPPRPSYNDATKTVVPVVNKPDAEVFDFSKCIIPGEDKEWDYFINEDDSYAVNRAGDRGDLIANIPTLRDYYLDLDKMVSISSDGPAKSFAFRRLQYLEARWNLYYLLNEYQETSVSKRNPHRDFYNVRKVDTHVHHSACMNQKHLLRFIKYKLRHNKDEKVIFRDGKVLTLDEVFRSLNLTGYDLSIDTLDMHAHKDTFHRFDKFNLKYNPIGESRLREIFLKTNNYINGSYLADITKQVLFDLENSKYQNCEYRISIYGRSLDEWDKLAAWVIDNKLISHNVRWLIQIPRLYDIYKKTGLVETFFDVCKNLFQPLFEVTKNPQSHPKLHVFLERVIGFDSVDDESKVDRRFHKKYPKPSLWDAAQNPPYSYYLYCLYSSMASLNQWRAKRGFPTLVLRPHCGEAGDPEHLVSAYLLSQGISHGILLRKVPFVQYLYYLDQVPIAMSPLSNNALFLTYDKNPFPRYFRRGLNVSLSTDDPLQFSYTREPLIEEYSVAAQIYKLSNVDMCELARNSVLQSGWEAQIKQHWIGKDFEKSGVDGNDVGKTNVPDIRINYRYDTLSTELELVNHFANYKRDKAVEAK from the coding sequence ATGGACGTGGAACATACGGAGGACAAGTTTCAACATATGTCGTTGGAGGCAGAACCGTCTCATGACGGGTTTGAAGAGTCCATGTCGAGTATGGCCGTGAATGAGGACGTGGAGGGAGCTGATGCGGACGGTAAGCTGTCCGGAGAATTGGAATTGACCAATTCCAACACGGAGCTCCAGACGGCAAACTTCTCGTACCACGAGAGCAGGCAATTGCTGGAgaataacaacaaaaagaTCGCAGTCGATGAGAAGGGAGTGAACCCGGCGATTATTGGGCAGCCACTTGCACGGTGCACCCTCAAAGGAGAGGACGAGGACTCTCTCCGCGGGTGCGCAGAATACAGTCCCCAGTTTGAAGAGTGCACCCGCATGGGTCGACCCACAGGTTCACACGAAGGACTCCGCGTCGTACAAGATGGGATGCTCGTCGATGATACGTCCAAGGAAGTAAGAGACAACCCTTCCCCTGAACTGGTCGACTTGTACTCCAAAGTGGAGTACTGTAGGGAATTGAGGACCAAGTACCAAGGGTTGTCGATGCAACGCAACGACCAGAATCCGAAGAACAGCACAGACTGGGAAATATACCCGCCACCTCCTCGGCCATCCTACAACGACGCCACCAAGACCGTCGTGCCCGTGGTCAACAAGCCGGACGCTGAAGTATTCGACTTTTCCAAGTGCATCATCCCTGGTGAGGATAAAGAATGGGACTACTTCATCAACGAGGACGACTCGTATGCGGTGAACAGAGCTGGCGACAGGGGGGATCTAATTGCAAATATTCCGACTCTGCGCGACTACTACCTCGACTTGGACAAAATGGTTTCCATCTCGTCTGATGGGCCAGCTAAGTCCTTCGCGTTTAGAAGGTTACAGTACTTGGAGGCGCGTTGGAACCTGTACTATCTGCTGAACGAATACCAGGAGACGAGCGTGTCCAAGAGGAATCCACACAGGGACTTCTACAACGTCAGGAAAGTGGACACTCACGTTCACCACTCTGCCTGTATGAATCAAAAGCACCTGCTGCGTTTCATCAAGTACAAGTTGAGACACAATAAGGACGAAAAGGTCATTTTCAGAGATGGGAAAGTACTTACTTTGGACGAGGTGTTCCGCTCTTTGAACCTGACGGGTTACGATCTGTCCATCGACACTCTGGACATGCACGCTCACAAGGACACTTTCCACCGGTTCGATAAAttcaacttgaagtacAACCCTATAGGTGAATCCCGTCTGAGAGAgatcttcttgaagacaaacaactacatcaacGGGTCGTACCTGGCCGATATTACCAAACAGGTCCTGTTCGACCTGGAGAACTCCAAGTACCAGAACTGCGAGTACAGAATCTCCATCTACGGGAGATCCCTGGACGAGTGGGACAAGCTTGCTGCGTGGGTCATCGACAACAAACTGATCTCACACAACGTTCGGTGGTTGATCCAAATCCCTCGTCTGTATGACatatacaaaaaaacagGCTTGGTAGAGACGTTCTTCGATGTTTGCAAAAACCTGTTCCAGCCACTGTTCGAGGTGACCAAAAACCCACAATCGCACCCTAAACTACACGTCTTCTTGGAAAGAGTTATCGGATTCGACTCCGTGGATGACGAGTCCAAAGTGGACCGTCGGTTCCACAAAAAATACCCAAAACCTTCCCTGTGGGATGCTGCCCAAAACCCCCCTTACTCTTATTACCTTTACTGCTTATACTCTAGTATGGCTTCGTTGAACCAATGGAGAGCAAAGAGAGGGTTCCCAACTCTGGTGCTAAGACCACATTGTGGGGAGGCCGGGGATCCAGAGCATCTGGTATCAGCCTATTTGCTGTCTCAAGGTATCTCACACGGGATTCTATTGAGAAAAGTGCCATTTGTCCAGTATCTGTACTACTTAGACCAAGTTCCTATTGCCATGTCCCCCCTGTCGAACAACGCACTTTTCCTCACGTACGATAAGAACCCATTCCCAAGGTACTTCAGAAGAGGGTTGAACGTTTCCCTGTCCACGGATGATCCGTTACAGTTCTCGTACACGAGGGAACCGCTGATTGAGGAATACTCCGTCGCGGCGCAAATTTACAAACTATCTAACGTTGATATGTGCGAACTGGCAAGGAATTCCGTGCTGCAAAGTGGGTGGGAGGCCCAAATCAAACAACACTGGATCGGGAAGGACTTCGAAAAGTCCGGTGTCGACGGTAACGATGTCGGGAAGACAAACGTACCAGACATCAGAATCAATTACAGATACGACACGTTGTCCAcagaactggaactggTAAACCATTTTGCAAACTACAAAAGGGACAAGGCTGTCGAAGCGAAATGA